From the Bacillota bacterium genome, one window contains:
- a CDS encoding ATP-grasp domain-containing protein, with translation MLVLAGISTRALAGSAIRASYEVQAVDYFGDLDHRQACRVTGLTTDLGLDRPTVEALCQVLDGIDFDGIVYTSPLENHPELVARWEARGILLGNGQHCLARARNHPEFARVLSRQGIRTPVTVYPGTSRPRHQPPGGPGGLRWLLKPSRGGGGIGVRLVDVPSIPRPGWLLQEFVPGVPASATFLSDGRDWVLLGASRQITGDIAQPAQGFRYAGNVVPLAVPEGFDACRIERQVRQLPPILVGEFGLKGLNTVDFVATEVGISVLEINPRWSASVELLEAAMDLSLFGHHVEACRGSLHNVEGCPALPLCVPGEESPGQFYGKAIVHAQEQGRAQRLDPEAVTRLYLDGVRDIPHPRARMRGGQPVCTVLATAGSHAHCMEQLRRQASLARERCWQPCQD, from the coding sequence ATGCTGGTCCTCGCGGGCATCTCCACAAGAGCACTGGCGGGATCCGCTATAAGGGCCTCATACGAGGTCCAGGCTGTGGACTACTTCGGGGACCTGGACCACCGGCAGGCCTGCCGTGTCACGGGGCTCACCACAGACCTCGGGCTGGATCGTCCCACGGTGGAGGCACTGTGCCAGGTCCTTGACGGGATTGACTTTGACGGGATTGTCTATACCTCACCCCTGGAGAACCACCCTGAACTGGTGGCCAGGTGGGAGGCCCGGGGCATCCTCCTGGGGAACGGGCAACACTGCCTGGCCCGGGCAAGAAACCACCCCGAGTTCGCTAGGGTCCTGTCCAGGCAGGGGATACGGACGCCCGTTACCGTCTATCCAGGGACCTCAAGGCCCCGCCACCAGCCCCCCGGGGGGCCAGGAGGGCTCAGGTGGCTTCTCAAGCCGTCAAGGGGAGGCGGGGGAATAGGGGTCCGCCTTGTGGATGTACCCAGTATTCCAAGGCCGGGCTGGCTCCTGCAGGAATTCGTGCCTGGTGTGCCTGCCTCTGCCACCTTCCTGTCGGATGGGAGGGATTGGGTGCTCCTTGGTGCCAGCCGGCAGATCACAGGGGACATAGCCCAGCCCGCCCAGGGCTTCAGGTACGCCGGCAACGTGGTACCCCTGGCCGTACCCGAGGGCTTTGATGCCTGCAGGATAGAGCGACAGGTGCGGCAGCTGCCTCCCATCCTGGTGGGTGAGTTCGGGCTCAAGGGCCTCAATACTGTGGACTTCGTTGCCACGGAGGTGGGCATCAGCGTGCTGGAGATTAACCCCCGCTGGTCGGCATCGGTAGAGCTGCTGGAGGCAGCCATGGACCTCTCCTTGTTCGGGCATCACGTTGAGGCATGCCGCGGCAGCCTTCATAATGTTGAAGGCTGTCCCGCGCTCCCCTTGTGTGTGCCAGGGGAGGAGTCCCCCGGCCAGTTCTACGGCAAAGCCATCGTCCACGCCCAGGAGCAAGGCCGGGCACAAAGACTGGATCCTGAGGCTGTAACCCGCCTCTACCTCGATGGGGTCCGGGACATTCCCCATCCCAGGGCGAGGATGCGGGGGGGGCAGCCCGTGTGCACGGTGCTGGCCACCGCCGGCTCCCACGCCCACTGCATGGAGCAACTGCGTCGCCAGGCAAGCCTGGCCAGGGAAAGGTGCTGGCAGCCATGCCAGGACTAA